A stretch of the Aegilops tauschii subsp. strangulata cultivar AL8/78 chromosome 4, Aet v6.0, whole genome shotgun sequence genome encodes the following:
- the LOC109756833 gene encoding uncharacterized protein, protein MQTVLEDVECAEEHVLDFKGSIKGHQVLNRNRARGHLTLMADYFAPDALFADHFRRRFRIRKTIFDCLYHGVRSYDDYFIPKKDAMGMIGFSGYKKCTAILWMLAYGTVAYSWDEYLWMFERTCGDAMVRFATAMVEVFGPQCLR, encoded by the coding sequence ATGCAGACGGTCCTTGAAGACGTGGAGTGTGCGGAGGAACATGTTCTCGATTTCAAGGGCTCGATCAAGGGTCATCAAGTGCTCAACCGCAATCGGGCGCGTGGGCATTTGACATTGATGGCCGACTACTTTGCCCCCGATGCACTATTCGCTGACCATTTTCGCCGGCGTTTTCGGATACGCAAGACTATCTTCGATTGTTTGTACCACGGCGTCCGATCCTACGATGACTACTTCATCCCAAAGAAGGACGCCATGGGAATGATTGGCTTCTCTGGTTACAAGAAGTGCACGGCCATACTCTGGATGCTTGCATATGGCACGGTTGCTTATTCGTGGGACGAGTACCTATGGATGTTTGAGAGAACATGCGGAGATGCCATGGTCAGGTTTGCAACTGCCATGGTCGAGGTGTTCGGACCTCAGTGCCTGAGATGA